One genomic window of Arvicola amphibius chromosome 4, mArvAmp1.2, whole genome shotgun sequence includes the following:
- the Eri1 gene encoding 3'-5' exoribonuclease 1: MEDKRGRPLGGGDAAQQKTPRAECEEPRPLSVEKKQRCRLDGKDADGSQIITSNGSDFSDPVYKEIAMANGCINRMSKEELRAKLSEFKLETRGVKDVLKKRLKNYYKKQKLMLKESSYVDSYYDYICIIDFEATCEEGNPAEFIHEIIEFPVVLLNTHTLEIEDTFQQYVRPEVNSQLSDFCISLTGITQDQVDRADAFPQVLKKVIEWMKSKELGTKYKYCILTDGSWDMSKFLNIQCQLSRLKYPPFAKKWINIRKSYGNFYKVPRSQTKLTIMLEKLGMDYDGRPHSGLDDSRNIARIAIRMLQDGCELRINEKIHGGQLMSVSSSLPVEGAPAPQMPHSRK, translated from the exons ATGGAGGACAAGCGGGGCCGGCCGCTTGGCGGCGGCGACGCGGCTCAGCAGAAGACGCCGCGGGCCGAGTGTGAGGAGCCGCGGCCGCTGAGCGTGGAG AAAAAGCAGCGATGTAGACTTGATGGCAAAGATGCAGATGGATCTCAGATCATTACCTCCAACGGAAGTGACTTCAGTGACCCAGTTTACAAAGAGATTGCAATGGCAAACGGCTGTATTAATAGAATGAGTAAGGAGGAACTCAGAGCCAAGCTCTCAGAATTTAAACTTGAAACAAG AGGGGTTAAGGATGTCCTAAAGAAGAGATTGAAAAACTATTACAAGAAGCAGAAGTTGATGTTGAAAGAAAGCAGTTATGTGGACAGTTACTATGACTACATTTGTATTATTGACTTTGAAGCTACTTGTGAAGAGGGAAACCCAGCTGAGTTCATACATGAAATCATCGAATTTCCTGTTGTTCTATTGAATACGCACACCTTAGAAATA GAAGACACGTTTCAGCAGTATGTGAGGCCAGAAGTTAACTCACAGCTCTCAGATTTCTGCATCAGTCTCACTGGAATTACTCAG GATCAGGTAGACAGAGCTGATGCTTTCCCTCAAGTCCTGAAAAAAGTAATTGAGTGGATGAAGTCAAAGGAGTTAGGAACTAAGTACAAATACTGCATATTAACAGATGG ttCCTGGGATATGAGTAAGTTCCTGAACATCCAGTGCCAACTCAGCAGGCTCAAATACCCTCCTTTTGCTAAAAAGTGGATCAATATTCGAAAGTCATACGGAAACTTTTATAAg GTTCCTAGAAGCCAAACTAAACTGACAATAATGCTTGAAAAATTAGGAATGGATTATGATGGGCGGCCTCACAGTGGTCTTGATGACTCTAGGAATATTGCTAGAATAGCAATTCGGATGCTTCAGGATGGATGTGAACTTCgaatcaatgaaaaaatacaCGGAGGACAGCTGATGAGTGTGTCCTCTTCCTTACCAGTAGAGGGCGCTCCAGCTCCACAAATGCCACACAGTAGAAAGTAG